The following nucleotide sequence is from Nothobranchius furzeri strain GRZ-AD chromosome 6, NfurGRZ-RIMD1, whole genome shotgun sequence.
aagcgattgtggcatccatacacgcaacaacccgacatttttatgtgctcagaacttcaaaacaaagggtttaaaacgctgttttactatcgagtgtgaatgaggaagccttcactctcgttgccaggctgcgcacgcaacttttgatgacgtaagtagtaaaagggtctatgctgttgtctagcagaccgagagggcggagccgctaacaaatacacacacacacacacaggctcacaacgacattgtgacatcatatggtaccagctaacgttctagggtacctcttagccaatagtgatggcagatttaaattcaactgcagcgaagaatttttacctgacaacggcacaacactgacagttttaggcagaaacgtaaattttaaccaaaatgcactaaagtgcaaaactattgactacacatgtctgcagcacgattagacacgcatttatatagtttatcagaaaaaatagtttatttgggggtgacttgccctttaaaGACAATGGCTGGGTTATGATGCATGCACTCACACTAAACTCTACATCtgagattagggttgtcacggtaaccggtgtagcggtaaaccccggtaaaaaagttgacaataataataaccgtcttgttgtttaaaaaactatattatctcggtggattatcgtggctgcggtgtaggcgcggtgacccttaccagccactgtatcatcTGATGGAGTCGCCAGCGGCACACGCGCgctttgatgtttacaaccaaaactttcttgaagctaaagctgaaataatggccaaaggaggagacagcagcactcaggacatttattatccctcaaagaagacaaagtgggaagtacgggcatctttttgatatttgaagaatgccgagggattttcccaaatctgcaaagctcactggaagaacacaaatcaaggacaatattttcctgatatagggtttattactcaagtaagggtaaaaaaaaagtatctgattagaagactacttgagtactgagtgtcatctgatctaatatttttaaaatgatgacatcaaacagacaaaaaataagttatgggcaaatattggtattttaaagactaaaggggaaatatgtaaacaaataaacaacataattacaaaataacaaattgtaggcaaaatttagacacaaactgaggacaatatttccctgatatacagggtttatttagtttcctgaaaatttaacatgtttaaaaaaataccgcgataataccgaaaaccgtgataattttggtcacaataaccgtcgaaggaccccgagccgatcttgcacccgagcagatcctgtaccgacaccggcatagtgcatttatagacataccattgcggtaatattacgccgatttgccggcatggtgggtCTTATAAAAGCACTATGTGTTTTATCCACATCCTAGTGCTCTCTACGTGTCGTTTTAAATTGGCAAATGCAGTTTGTTTATTCAGCAGCAGCACGTCAAATGTTGAATACACTGTTTCCctacaaagaaaataaaacagctgTAACTAAAAATTTGCTTCCTCATGCTAACGTGCTAGTAAAGCTAACATCTTGCCTAAGCGGGTGTCAATCACCAAcacacaattaaaaaaaacttcactTACTTTAAAGCTAAAAATCATCACTGAGAAAACACGTCTTCAGTATTCCttgccttttttttttcctggaaactgtcacgacgtgccggtgagtggaatggaggtgaggatccacacgctggggaggaatcaggcaggtagaCAAACTGGGTAACATAAAAGGTTTCAATAACAAACGCAtgcaggacatgggaacaatgagccaacaagagacacaaaactggaggggtttaaatacaagagggctgggagcttgggtgattggaaaacgagaggcaggtgggagcaattaacagagacgcaggctgaaccaaatggggagacaggacagggtgtgacagtaccccccccccccccccccaaagggcggattccagatgcccataggaacacagagcagggtgggaggagggggacccggagggagggccaagagggaccgaggggctgatggagaggaggcagggaccagtagagtccgggggcctgcgtctggggcagaggaggcgacgacgggctcttgggggcctgcgtctgtggcagaggaggaggcgacgacgggctcttgggggcctgcgtctgtggcagaggaggaggcgacgacgggctcttgggggcctgcgtctgtggcagaggaggaggcgacgacgggctcttgggggcctgcgtctgtggcagaggatgaggcgacgacgggctcttgggggcctgcatctgtggcagaggaggaggcgacgacgggctcttgggggcctgcgtctgtggcagaggaggaggcgacgacgggctcttgggggcctgcgtctgtggcagagaaggaggcgacgacgggttcttgggggcccgcgcctggtgagggcaggactggcggtgactGGAGGCAGAGACAccggaggagacgtccttgactgctggactggaggcggcggtgacgacttctggactggaggcggcggagacggcctctggactggaggtggcagagacggcctctggactggaggcggcggcgacggcCACTGGACTGGCTGGGGAAGACGGCGACGGCCACTGGACTGGCTGGGGAAGACGGCGACGGCCACTGGACTGGCTgggggagacggcgtcgaccactggactggggacggcctcgaccactggactggggacggcctcgaccactggactggggacggcctcgaccactggactggggacggcctcgaccactggactggaggaggagacgtcgaccactggactggaggaggagacgtcgaccactcgactggaggaggaggcgtcgaccactggactggaggaggaggcgtcgaccactggactggaggaggaggcgtcgaccactggactggaggaggaggcgtcaaccactggactggagggggagacgtcggcctctggactggagggggagacgtcggcctctggactggagggggagacgtcggcctctggactggagggggagacgtcggcctctggactggagggggagacgtcggcctctggactggagggggagacgtcggcctcGGGACTGGAGGGGGGAGACGTCGACCTCGGGACTGGAGGGGGGAACGTCGACCtcgggactggaaggggcgtcgacctccggactggaaggggcgtcgacctccggactggaaagggcgtcgacttccggactggaaggggcgtcgacctccggactggaaagggcgtcgacctccggactggaaagggcgtcgacctccggactggaaggggcgtcgacctccggactggaaggagcgtcgacctccggacgggaaggagcgtcgacctccggacgggaaggagcgtcgacctccggacgggaaggagcgtcgacctccggacgggaaggagcgtcgacctctgtcgccttctggtccggaggcgccggcttctggaccgcagaCTTTTGGACCACCGACTTATGGACCTGGACCGTCGACTTTTGGacttggaccgtcgacttctggaccggaaccatcgacttctggaccggaaccgtcgaCTCCTgaaccggaggcgtcgacttctagaCCGGAAGCGTCCACCTCTGGACCGGCGGCGCCGACCCCTGGAGTGGAGGCGGAACCACTGCAGGAGgggccgccgacttctggagtggaggcgaagCCGCTGCAGTCGTGGCAGCTTCCTTGGCTGGTACCACCGGACTGGGCGCTGACCACTGGACAGGCTGGCCTGGGGgctgagcctcttggacaggctggcccgggggcggagcatcctggaccaccgctggaactggcgctgactggactggtggcgcgggacctggcgctgactggattggtggcgcgggacctggcgctgactggattggtggcgcgggacctggcgctgactggactggtggcgcgggacctggtggaACCGGTAACTGGAGAAGCAGGGAGGacagattgtccagctggaactcctggagactgaggatctgacggagtcggaccagctcagctcggagaccggcgagctctgccgGACGGGCTGCGAGCCCGGCCCTACGGCCTGGAGACGagagagctgctgactggactggaggcgggactgccggctggacagaaaccttctcctggagatacggggaggatagggtgtccagctggaactcccggaggctgacaagccgacggatccggccaagctccgcctggagactggcgagctctgtcagctgggctgtaggcgtggttcctccgcctgcagatgacggaggcgctgattggaccggagacaggactgctggtctgactgggggcgggtccaagctggcgcgccgagccggggcagctgcgagctcgcggctccgtcctgggacaagggATGAcgatggagcccggcatccttcccgacgccgtgggccaactccgggggagcacacagccagcctGGTGCCCACATGGCAGGAGCGTTCCATCTGCGCCTCCCCGTCCAAGTCTCCATccagctccgggagggtggagaggatcgctgagGCCCGGGCTCGGTGGCAGCATCCACGACAAGGCGATGCCGGAGGAAGAGGATCCGGCCGGTGGTCCACGGCGAGAAactggagcaggttctcccaaGGGATAACCTACCCGCTGGATCCTTCTGTGGGTTGgctcattctgtcacgacgtgccggtgagtggaacggaggtgaggatccacacgctggggaggaatcaggcaggtagacaaactgggtaacataaaaggttttaataacaaatgcacgcaggacatgggaacaatgagccaacaagagacaaagaactggaggagtttaaatacaagagggctgggagcttgggtgattggaaaacgagaggcaggtgggagcaattaacagagacgcaggctgaaccaaatagggagacaggacagggtgtgacagaaacACACCAAAGTGATCAGGCTCAGAGTGAGTCACGTCTAAAACGGTCCTGACAGAAACAGTACTTTGGTCTATGTTATACCATCACATTGGCCTTGTCTAAACTAATCATTCATACTAAAGTTTACAGGAATAGCTGGCTACTTCTTAAAAACACAAGATCTGTTTATTTGTTGAAATCACTAAAAGAAATTAGAAGAAACAAAACCTGCGACCATCTGCGGGTTTAAAACAAACTTATCAGTGATAAAATTTTCACACTAGTGTAAAAAACATTTGTCTGTAGGTCCATCTGTGACCGAAAACGGGACAAGCGGGCAACATTTGTGCAAGAAAAAAATCCTGACAGCGTATAAAAAGCATTGAAGCTGCATTTTACTTTGCTActgtataaataaaaaataccttCATTCACTTGGAGAGATAATAATGAAGTTAATCTGTTTCAAGATATTTCAATCCTGTGGAAATCTGTAAAGAAATTAGCATGATCTTTATTACATCAGTGGAATGAAACAGCGTTAGCTGTCGGTAGTGTttacaaaaaaaaacatgaaatatcACAGAGCAAtagtgctggtgtgtgtgtgtgtgtgtgtgtgtgtgtgtgtgtgtgtgtgtgtgtgtgtgtgtgtgtgtgtgtgatgatgtcATGGCTGATGGGATTTACTAATGGGCTCAGAGGGGTTATCAATTGAAGCCTTCCTGCCTAACTTAATGGCTTTAGTGGCTACTGTGGTCGTGCACATCTGTGAGTACGTGCACGTGCGTCCAGGAAGAAAACGTGCCTCCTCTGCACCCTTCTTACAATGCATCTCTGTTTTTGTAAAAGTTAAATATTTCTATCAAGGATTTAGACTCACAGAAGCAGCTCTGTGTTCCACCTTAAAAAGCTCTATTACAGTCACTGTCGAGGTCACTGACCTACTTTTTAAATAAATCGAGCAATCAGTGAAGTCTTCTGTTCTTTAGTTTCATCAAAGCTACCCATTTAGTCCAAAACCATTAAAACGTTCAGCaacagcatctgtgtgtgtgtgtgtgtgtgtgtgtgtgtgtgtgtggcaacaaACGGGTGTTTGCCGGCTTTATATTGACTGCAAGCGTCTTGTTTGGAGTCTGCTGAGTGGGTTGAGCAGACAAGGCTGAACAGAGTCCAGGCGGAGCAGGCTGCAGCCTGCCTTCATGCATACACATCGACTCAGACCGAGAAGGAGATGCAGTCCCTGCAGATAAACCCGAGGAATGAAGGTGACCTGTCCCACAAACATCTTTATCTCCAGTTGAGGGGCCTTTTCTGTAGCCCTTTAGACTTTGTGGGGGAAGGAAGCTAAAGGTGTTTACAAGGCAACAGGAAACACTCGGAGCGTTTAAGGACCGGACTGGGATTGAGAACCCGATCCATCCGAGAATGACATCTCCCAATCATCTATTTAAAGTTGTTTTGATTCCCATTTGCAAGAGGAGTTCCGCACAGATCCATTCCAGAACTGGACTGAATCAGAACATCCTTCGCTAGAATTCCCAAAGCATGATCGGAACTGAAGGTGCCTGTCGGATGAGAGGTGTGTGAATGGGAATCTGCACCAACATTATGACTCAGGCTGAGAATAAAAACATGGGTGGGCCtcgcatcaccccccccccccccccccacacacacacacacacacacacacatacacacacacacagcactgaaATATCCAGGAATCAATACGGAAAGGGGCTGATCAGCTAAATGAACCATTCTACAGACTCCAAAAGAGTCTTATCAGCATTCCAGATGTGAACTCAACATTTCACTTAAGTGTGGTGGAATTTCACAGGAAGGTAGGAAACGTGCTTGGTGTCCCCGTGAACTGCAGCTGGAGGGACTGTGGCGTCTCTCCTGCATCCAGGAGGATTTCAGCAAGACTAAAGGGCGGTTATTAAAACTTCATGCCTCAACAGCTCAGACACAAGATGACCAGGGCCAGCCTGGTGATGCTGTGGGCCGCCAACCTGGAGCTCCAATAATATCCAGCTATGACTCATTCATTTGTCAGGAGTGACTGATGAACTCTTCGTTTTCTGAGCACCTACAGAGAATCAGTGTGAGGAAAGTCGTCAACATCTGCTGTGTTTGTGAGGAGCATCTGGAGGAACCATATGCTGATCCACTCACACATCAAATGGTTCACAAACCCAGGGGAGCACCAATAACCAGCCCATCcacatttgttgtttttcttaCACTCAACGACCTTTAAATCACAAATACGGTCTTGTCTTATGATCTTACTTTAATAAATTACAAAACCTCTTGCTAGCTTAAAAACAGCAATAAGCAATAGAGCGATTTGAGTTGTGGTAGCACATGAAATAAAAACAATTTCTGTTCATAATCTATAAACACGTTAGATTAAAAGCAGCTGGTTGCTGCTGAGGATGAGGAAGCCTCCCGATCTCCATGAGGTCCACACCCATCCATCCGTTGCAGTCGTGGTTTCCGTTCCTTCCCCCGTTCGAGGTTTAAAAAGGAAATGGAAAATCTAAGTTCGAGGAGAAAGTAGACAAAAAGCTGCTCTCACCGTATTTAGACTCTGGGTTTTTCTCCTCCAGCTCCATTCTCGCGTTCTGCTCGGCTCCTGCTGCTGGTCAGACTTCAGACGGAACAGTTTCCATGGAAATGTCGCGGTGTAAAACACCAATAACAGACCGAGCGCGAGCTACCGAGCCGAGAGAAGGGTCACGGCGCATTCCAACGTAACGGAGAGCAgaagcagccaatcagagagcgggATTTGGTGACTGACAGCTCGTTCGGCTAATCAGAACGCTAGAGGCTAAACAAGCCAACCTTACCGCGGTGGAACGCAAAGGGTGTGGAAATAATTGCGATTTATATGGAAACACTGATTAAAGGAATGGTTTAGTGTTAAAAACTAAACCTTTAGGTTAATTTAACTCGAATGAATGAAACACAACCCATGACCTCAGTTCAAGACCCCAGAAGTGCTGATGTTTGTAGAAAAACAATTTATTCTGGCGTAATTTGGGTTTAATTGTATTTCAGATTTTCCTTTCAGGAAAAAATAAATTTACTCTCCCTAAACCACCGCTTCAATTTATTTTTACATAAATCTTCAGATCATTTTGTTATAGAAGAGAATTAGTGCcacagaaaaaagagaaaaggaaaaaatctgactttaaatttcagaattttgagaaaaatcagaattctgagattcttaattctgacttttttttaatTCTTAGATTAAAGTCacaatttcttttcttttcagtggcactAATCCTCTTCCGTTTATTGTAGTTTGAAAAAGTGATTGTGTTTAAATTTGACCAAATTCTGAAAAACATGTGATACTGTGACCATGCTGTCTATGGATGACAACATTTTTTGTCTTTGAGTGAGATTATACTGCGTTTTTATGGGATTTTACAGTAATAATTAGAACATTTAAAACTTGTAATTATTTAGGAAACCAACAATCATCACAAAGGAAATAATGACGGTGTTTAAGACGAGTCAGACAAGGGTGAGCTGATACTCTTAGTTATCAGATAACCTTCTTTTATGTTGTTGTTGTAAGATTCTGTCACTTCCTCACATCAGCACCAAAAATGTCTGCAACATAAAATAATCTCCGTGGCCTTCCGGCTGAAACAAAACAGTCCTTGGACAGATACAGAATTTGGGAGTATCACATATCTTTACATACCTCAATTCACCGAAACAGTCGACCGCAAAAGTGTCATGTGCAGCTTTACCGGGAAAAGTCATGAATAATTTAAAAGTATGAAACGCAATCAGGTTCCTGAGGACAAAAACTACAAAAACACATCCCGTAAAACAACAGCCAGCAAGTCAGTGTAATAACTAAACACGCACATTCCTGCTTCCGGAGCTTTTATCTTTGTCATTTGCTGCTCTCTTGTTTTTTTAAGGTtattgaaatatatttttaaagccCAAATCAGGAAGATTTTGACTGGAATAAGGGGGGAAATAATTCATCGCTTAACCTGAGATAATCCAGCCAGAATGTGTGATTTTATTGGTTCTTTACTGGCTGAATCAGTGTGACAGAGCCAATCATGGCAGAGATCCCAGCAGGAGGAAGACGAAGGCCAAGAGCATCCCATCTGCGGATGGATTTACCGTCAGTGGAGTAAAAACCTACGCTTTAAGGTCTGGATGACCTCACAGGGAATTTCTGTCAAACCTTTACTAGTTAAAGTAGGACAGATATGGTGCTGGTGCGTAGACACTGATGCTACATAACTGAGGGGAATGACGTGCAAAATTAAAACCCAGTAACTGTTTTATAGCAGTGTTTTACTTGATTCTGCAAAAGCAACTACATCTAATGTTATGCTTTAGGAAACTGTGACATCACAGTGCCCGTCATAAGGGTTCCGGTTCCCTGGCCTTGCAGCGCACTCTGGACTGGTGTGTAAACAGCTCGTCTTCAGATGTGTTCTCAAACGTTTTCAGCAGATGCAGAAGTAAAGATGGTTGACAAGCAGACAAAACGTGCAACTGTCCAGAAAAACTCTGGGAGGAAAAGGACCTGCAGATCAGGAGCACTAGTGAGGGCAGAGGCCTCAAGAAAAAACACAGGATCTGCAGATACAACGCAACACCACCAGAGGTCAGTGTTGTACAAATGTAGGTTAGCCCAGCTGGAAAGACTTAATGCAGAGGTGTTTTCTAAATAATTAAGATGATCTTTATGGAATAACTTGGTTCCACAGCAGTGAATTTATTACTAAATGTGAGAAGAGTTTGTTTATTTTATGTTGTTTAGCCTCTATCCAGCGCAGAGCCATATTGGCAACAAAAACATTATGTCATCTAATTTTTGTGTTAGCCTCATATCAGCAGCTGTAACTGGTGggaaaagtaaaatatattaataataataataataataataatacattttatttgtagcACCTTTCAGGACTCTCAAAGTCGCTTTACAGAAATTGCATAATACAGATAAAACAGTCCTCAGCAAGTTAAAATTACAAATCAGTCAATCAATTAAACAAATACAAGTTAAAAGTGAAAACCAGTAAGTGCTAAAATACTAGACTAAaggtcaaaaataaaaatataaacaaatacatCAAGTAATCAGTCAATATAACGTTATCATAAAGATATACATTACCCATTAAAATCTACAaagtaaagctgaattacaaacaCAATCAACTAAAATCAAATTAGGCATATTCAGTTGTGCTTGGGTTTTCAAAGATGATCTAGTTTTGGCTTCTTTCTGATCTTAGAAGCAAAACTTTAAGGCTGACCTAACAACAAAACGTGGATCAAACGATCATAGAAATAGAATCATAGAAATGCGATTAGTTTTACATAAAACATGAACTTTATGTGCTCTATTGTTGGGGGATCTACTCGAAAAATAGATGACTCATCTCAAGTAGTTTTATCCTCATaaatataagttaataaataaacaaaaaccgtgGTCATCATAATTTGTGACATCTGTGAAATCAATGTCTTTGCATGAGTTGAATGTAGCTCTACCTGCAGCTATGCATCTGCAGCAGAGCACGAACAAACCCCGATGTGCTGCTTTTAATGTCCAAAAATACCAAAAAAATTTCTAAACATtgctcgtctcgtcttcttccgcctatccgggtcACGGAGCAGCATCTCAAcgagggagttccagaccgtcctctccccggccacctccaccagctccttcggTAGGGCCCCAAAGTGTTtctgggccagttcggagatgtactttctctaacgtgtcctgggtggaccagggggcctcctgctggctgaaacatgcctgaaacacctccctagggaggagtccaggaggcgtcctaacaagacgcccaaaccacctcaaccgagtcctctcgatatggaggtgcagcggctctactctgagtctctcccgaatgtccgagtttctcaccctatccctaacgcTGAGCCCGGCCgccccgcggagaaaactcatttcggccgcttgcatctgcgatctcgttctttcggtcattacccaaagctcatgaccgcaGGTGAGGACTGGGAGGTAGATGGATTTACTTGAAATAATGAGAAATGAGTTTGTTACTGAAGTTGTTTATTTTCAATCTATTTTAAAACATTGTgaaaaaaacatgaacgtttgcaGTTTTACACTGAAGTCAAATGAAGGATCCTTTAGACAAAGAACCAAAACGAAACAGAACAATAACTGCAGCAACATTTGGACCTGAAAACACGAATCTAGTCCTTAGCATGAACAAGGAGAGTAAGTTATGGTTCTGACATTTGGGTTATAGCCAGACCCTCTCGGAGAGACGCCAGAGCCTGGACGGCCTCCAGGAGCTCTTGGTTGAGCTTAGCGCAGCTATCCAGAACCTCGAAAAGCTCCTGGATCTTCCCCTGCATATCATCGCTGTTCTTCTCGTAGACTTTGTACATGTCCTCCCTCATCTTCTGGCACACCTCTgtcacctgaaagagtgaaatgaTCCGACCACAAACCAGATCAGAAAAACAATCGTAACTTGGGCCTCATGCGTAAAACACAACAGTACCTTCTCTTGTAACTTCTCGTGAAAGCTGTCCATCACTTGCTGGTCGCTTGTGCGGTTCTGGTTAATTTTTTCCACCAGTTCCTGCGCTCGTCTGCTGATGTTCCCTGTGCTTGAGCTGTAACTTATTAAATCAGAACCGAATACCAGCGGGTGACGTTCTGAGGTCTCAACACAACAGACGTACTCTTCTTTGGACCGGACTTGCTGCTGGTCATTTGGTACACTTTCATTTAtaaggccatgcttggattactacccAACTACATCTGTGACTTCATCTGACGCTGCAGTTAGTGTTCTGTCTGCTCGTACCGAACTGGGCTAAAGGGCTTTCGTTCGCTATGCTCCTTCTGCACAGAACAGGCTGCAGAAAAACTGGAAATTAACAGAGTTTATCTCCTTGAATtcatctaaaaccagactgagagccctTGAGATGAACTCCCTGTGTCGTAACTGCCTTCTTTAATTTTGCACATAACATGTCTGTATAACTGAAACatctgtaactgtaacttttgctgcctctcgGCCAGGACTCCcctgaaaatgaggtttttaatctcaatgggaccttcctggttaaataaagaatacatacatacatacatacatacatacaaacaaacatacatacatacatacatacatacatacatacatacatacataaataaataaataaataatgtactGGCACTGCTGCTCTTGCATCTCCGTCGTGTTGCTGGTTGAGGATTCTTCTCTCGATGAATCAAATCCTGCGCCTTCTGACTGTAAGACGGTCCAAAACAAACATAAGCGTAGCGTGAGAAAAACAGTCAAACCaaatgacagaaaacatgaaacctTTCACAGCATTTAGcagatttgtttgtgtttttttttattctaaatctttcaaaagtgAATAAATGAAGTACACTTTATGCTTGGGGCTTACATCACACGCTGATGGGACTGGTTAATGGTAAATCGCCTGCATTTGTATAGTCGAAGTTCCCCAAAGCGTTTTTCACTATGGTCGTTCAccattgatggtgatgagctgtacTGTCACCACAGACTGACAGGCACAAGGTCACACAGTCATTGGCATTGGTCCTTCTGACCACTGGCCAGCCCATTAATTACAGGGCAACCATTCAGCTTCATGTCACTACATCCATAAATCTCCTTTTTGGTCTTCCTCGTGTCTCCTGCTTTGCAGTTCCAACATAAACATCCTTCTATCGATCTGTCCACCATCCCTCTTCTCTATTTTGCCCaaaccatctgtctggcctctccGATCGTATCTCCTAATCCGAACACGAGTTGTCCCTCCGatggactcattcctgatcctATCCATCTTTGTCACTCCCAAAGAGAATCTCAACATCCTCCCACCTTCTCCTTAATGCCGCTGTCTCTAAACCAACTCAGATCCCTGTCACCTCTCTGTTCACTTGGGTCTTTCTTGCATTTTTTGTTAGCAAAATATTTAACATGGTTGACAAATCAACAATTTCTAGACACAATTGTGCATCTTGCCCACACGGTTTTATATATCCTTTatgttattttagtgttttccttACCATCCTGGATACTTCATGTTCTCCATGGGAGGTGGATGGAAACTCTTCAAAGCAAAAATCCATTATGACCTGAAGTAATCCAGAAAAATCAAGATTAAATAACATTTTTCATCCAATTATCACGTAAAGCTGCTCTCGAGCCTCAGCATAAAAAAGAGATGTACCTGTTGTGATCAATCAGACgtcttttaattaaaaataaaaatacttttgTAAATCTGTCCTTTATTTACCAGTCATaatcattcctatttgtggttgtttaTGGCAGCAGGATGTAAAATTAAACATAACT
It contains:
- the syce2 gene encoding synaptonemal complex central element protein 2; this translates as MDFCFEEFPSTSHGEHEVSRMSEGAGFDSSREESSTSNTTEMQEQQCHYSSSTGNISRRAQELVEKINQNRTSDQQVMDSFHEKLQEKVTEVCQKMREDMYKVYEKNSDDMQGKIQELFEVLDSCAKLNQELLEAVQALASLREGLAITQMSEP